One part of the Solanum dulcamara chromosome 8, daSolDulc1.2, whole genome shotgun sequence genome encodes these proteins:
- the LOC129899754 gene encoding uncharacterized protein LOC129899754, with the protein MSWLIWNVRGLNKRHKQKELKIFLRKKGIKLAALVETRVKIHKAPKTIANINPGWQSLNNYQCAENGRIWLMWDTNHYQVTHSRTTAQLIHCMINNSTGTVSYFATIIYAFNTNEKRKELWTELAQIEQGIDRPWIIAGDFNVVLYPKDRLHGAPVSSAETQAFTKCLYDLHLNELPWKGDYYTWSNKQMGTDRIYCRIDRIFGNSDWMMHWGHVVTQYEVPYISDHSPMLIKIEDNQWTVKPPFRYFNIWAEHSKFMEKVTEVWHKQLVPGKMANIWAKLKALQKILKTLNKKEFQNISTRITEARLELIQTQKQINQ; encoded by the coding sequence ATGAGTTGGCTCATATGGAATGTAAGAGGACTAAATAAGAGGCATAAGCAGAAGGAACTTAAAATCTTTTTACGGAAGAAAGGTATTAAACTAGCTGCTTTAGTGGAAACTAGAGTCAAGATTCACAAAGCACCTAAGACTATTGCAAATATCAATCCTGGATGGCAATCTCTCAATAACTATCAATGTGCTGAGAATGGAAGGATATGGCTAATGTGGGATACAAACCATTATCAAGTAACTCATAGTAGAACTACTGCTCAATTAATCCAttgcatgatcaataatagcACTGGTACTGTATCTTATTTTGCTACTATTATATATGCTTTTAACACaaatgagaagaggaaagaactCTGGACAGAATTAGCACAAATTGAACAAGGGATTGATAGACCTTGGATTATAGCTGGAGACTTTAATGTTGTGCTGTATCCAAAAGATAGATTACATGGTGCACCAGTATCCTCAGCTGAAACTCAAGCCTTCACCAAGTGTCTTTATGATTTACATCTCAATGAACTACCTTGGAAAGGAGATTACTATACTTGGTCAAATAAACAGATGGGTACTGATAGAATTTATTGCAGAATTGACAGGATATTTGGCAATTCAGACTGGATGATGCATTGGGGCCATGTGGTTACACAATATGAAGTACCATACATCTCTGATCACTCTCCTATGCTAATCAAAATTGAGGACAACCAGTGGACAGTCAAGCCTCCATTCAGATACTTCAATATTTGGGCAGAACATAGCAAGTTCATGGAAAAAGTAACAGAAGTATGGCACAAGCAACTAGTACCAGggaaaatggcaaatatttggGCAAAATTGAAAGCCCTACAGAAGATCTTGAAAACTTTAAACAAGAAGGAATTCCAAAACATCTCCACTAGAATAACTGAAGCTAGACTTGAACTAATCCAAACACAGAAGCAGATTAATCAATAA